A window of Chiloscyllium punctatum isolate Juve2018m chromosome 37, sChiPun1.3, whole genome shotgun sequence contains these coding sequences:
- the trib3 gene encoding tribbles homolog 3, whose product MSVNAQRSLLSLPPRLKRLDFDDADNPDLPKSKRARVSQLSIPALSPCLGSPSPTPSSSDDNTVSRIGPYLLLNPTEANNCYRAIHTHTEQEYICKVFAMKRYSEVIAPYARLPPHPHVGQMAEVIAGDRKAYVLFQRGYGDMHSYVRTCKRLREEEAATLFRQMAEAVAHCHQHGIVLRDLKLRKFIFANRQRNKLRLENLDDACVLKGEDDSLMDKHGCPAYVGPEILNTKQSYSGRAADVWSLGVVLYTMLVGRYPFQDMEPAALFSKIRRGLYTVPDHISPKAKCLIQCILRRNPAERLTASEILDHPWFSSNFNMTYNSSSGPSTDQLVPDGYTEDADL is encoded by the exons ATGAGTGTGAACGCCCAGAGATCGCTGCTGTCGCTCCCGCCCAGGTTGAAGAGGTTAGACTTCGATGACGCTGACAACCCCGATCTCCCCAAATCTAAGCGAGCCCGTGTGAGCCAGCTCTCTATACCAGCCTTATCTCCATGCCTTGGCTCGCCATCCCCAACACCCTCCTCTTCCGATGACAACACCGTGTCCCGCATTGGACCTTACCTCCTGCTGAATCCCACTGAGGCGAATAACTGTTACCGAGccatccacactcacacagagcagGAATACATCTGCAAG GTGTTTGCGATGAAACGCTACAGCGAGGTGATTGCACCCTACGCCCGCCTGCCGCCTCACCCTCACGTGGGTCAGATGGCTGAGGTGATTGCAGGAGACCGCAAGGCCTACGTCCTTTTCCAGCGTGGCTATGGCGACATGCACTCGTACGTGCGGACGTGCAAGAGGCTGCGTGAGGAGGAGGCTGCTACCCTCTTCAGGCAAATGGCAGAGGCAGTGGCACACTGTCACCAACACGGGATTGTACTCCGGGACCTCAAACTGAGGAAGTTCATCTTCGCCAACAGACAGAG GAACAAATTGAGACTTGAAAACTTGGATGACGCCTGtgtcctgaagggagaggatgATTCCTTGATGGACAAACACGGTTGTCCTGCGTATGTAGGGCCAGAGATACTTAACACCAAGCAGTCATACTCAGGGAGAGCTGCTGACGTCTGGAGTCTGGGAGTGGTCCTTTACACCATGCTGGTGGGCCGCTACCCTTTCCAGGACATGGAACCCGCCGCACTCTTCAGCAAGATTCGGCGAGGTCTCTACACTGTCCCGGACCACATCTCCCCCAAAGCCAAGTGCCTGATCCAGTGCATCTTGCGAAGGAATCCTGCGGAGAGGTTGACGGCTAGTGAGATCTTGGATCATCCTTGGTTCAGTTCCAATTTCAATATGACCTACAACAGCAGCTCGGGCCCATCGACTGACCAGCTAGTCCCTGACGGCTACACAGAGGATGCAGATTTGTAG